The Geomonas ferrireducens DNA segment GCACCGTCTCCTACCGGGGGCGCGAGATAGTGAATTCCGCCGACTGGCTCAAGGTGCGCCGCAGCATCGCCATGGTGCTGCAGGAACCGCTTCTCTTCGACGCCACCGTGTTCGATAACGTGGCGAGCGGGCTGAAGATCAGGGGGATGGGGCGCGGCGAGATCAAGAGCCGGGTCACGTCCTATCTGGAGCGCTTCCGGCTTGCCGACATGGCGCAGCGCTCGGCTAGAAAGCTCTCCGGCGGCGAGGCGCGCCGCGTGAGTCTCGCCCGCGCCTTTGCCGTGGAACCCGAGGTGATCCTCTTCGACGAGCCTTTCGCCAACCTCGATCCCCCCACGAGACAGGCGCTCACCGAAGACATGGACGAGGTCATCCGTGACCGCGGCATTGCCGCCATCCTGGTCACCCACGACCAGTCCGAGGCGCTCAGGATGTCGCAGCGCATCGTAGTGATGAACGGGGGGCGCATAGTCCAGGAAGGGACCCCAGCTGCGGTGATGAACCACCCGGTGAACGAGTTCGTTGCCAATTTCGTCGGGATGGAGACCATCCTGGAGGGAGAGGTGGTGGAAAACCGGGACCAGCGGATGACGGTGCAGGTGGCGGGAAGCGAGATCGACACGGTGGGGGAGGCGCAGCCCGGTGCGCTCGTCTACTGCTGCATCCGTCCCGAGAACGTCACCGTGAGCCTGGGCCATTCCGAGGAGAAAAGCAGTGCCCGCAACCATTTCGCCGGGCGCGTCGCCGGCATCGCCTCCATGGGGCCCTTCCTCAAGTTGCGACTTGACTGCGGTTTTCCGCTCACCGCCTACGTCACCCGCGAATCCTTCGCGGAGCTTGCCCTGTTAGAGGGGAAGGAGATCTTCGCTTCCTTCAAGGCCACTTCGGTGCACGTGATCGGCAGACGCGCGGCGTAATATCCTTTTCAAAAGCAGGCTTACGCTATATAGTCCTGCACTGACTACATCTGAGGGAGGAAATGCTATGAAATCACATTTCGGTTTTCTTGCGGCCCTTTGCGTGACCCTGGCGGCGTTTGACTGTGCATCCGCCGCCGATTCCGAGAGCATGCGGTGCAAGGGGGGGATCGTCTCCATCGGCAATTCAGCAGGCGAGGTGGTGGCGAAATGCGGGGAGCCCGCCACAGCGACGCAGAGCTCCAGGAAGTTGGTGGAAAAGGGGACTTACGGGACCAAGACCGCGACCGTCACCACCATCGTCGTGGACAACTGGATCTTCAACTTCGGCCCCAGCGAATTCCAGTACCAGCTCGAGCTTCAGGACGGCCGCGTTTGCCGAATCCAGAGCCTCGACTACGGGTACTAGTACGGGCCATATCAGCAGGAGAAACAATGGATTGGATCAGCATCATGGGGATCGCCGTGGCCCTCGCCATGGACGCCTTCGCCGTCGCCCTCGCTGCGGGCGCGGTCTTGAACCCCATCACCGGGCGGCACCTTTTCCGCCTGGGCTTTCACTTCGGCCTTTTCCAGGCCCTCATGCCTATCGCGGGGTGGCTTTTGGGACTCACGGTCCAGAAATGGATCACCTCCTATGACCACTGGATCGCTTTCGGCCTGCTTGCCTACGTCGGCGGAAGGATGATCGTCGAGGCCTTCGATGACGAAGAGGATGGGGACCCCGCCGATCCGACCCGCGGACTCACCATGGTGATGCTTTCGATAGCCACCAGCATCGACGCCTTCGCGGTCGGTCTTTCCCTCGCCATGCTGGGCGTCAGCGTATGGGTTCCCTCCGTGGTCATAGGCCTAGTCGCCGGCGTCCTCACGGTAACCGGCATGCTCCTTGGACGAAAGCTGGGCGACAACTGGGGAAAGAGGGTGGAGGTGTGCGGCGGGGTGGTCCTCTGTCTCATCGGACTCAAGATCCTTCTCGAACACACGCTCTTGAAATAGCAATGCACGCGCCGCCTCCTCATGGGGGCGAGCGCCGCTCCATCCTTCCTACCTCCACATACCTTGTGCTCCGCCACCTCCTTTGGGTACCGAAGCAGCCTTCCTCTCCAGTTTCGGCAGTCATGACGTCATTGTCGTATGGCATAGCCTCCATTGACTGTCATATTCATTGCCTTGAACTGTCACGAAATATCTGTATATTTTCCGCATGTCGTATTTCCCAATGCGTTGTCAGGTTCTTGATACATTGCCACCCGCATGAATTTCATTTTTATGCGACTGTGAAGTCATTGAGGTACGAGTGATCGACAAGCCAAGGGATACCGAAGAAACCGCGCTCTACCGCTTCATCATCGATACCATCCCGCAGATCGTTTGGACCGCCACGCCTGACGGGGCGCAGGACTTTGCAAACCTGCGCTGGTACGAGTTCAACGGACTGATCCCCGGCGAGCCCGATCCTGAGCCGTGGCGCAGCATCATCCATCCCGACGACGTCGACATGACTGCACAGAAGTGGAAACACTCGCTGGAAACCGGGGAGCCTTACAATTGCCTGCACCGCAACCGCAGGTTCGACGGCGAGTACCGCTGGGTGCTCTCCCGGGCCGTGGCGCAGCGCGACGAGTCCGGAC contains these protein-coding regions:
- a CDS encoding manganese efflux pump MntP encodes the protein MDWISIMGIAVALAMDAFAVALAAGAVLNPITGRHLFRLGFHFGLFQALMPIAGWLLGLTVQKWITSYDHWIAFGLLAYVGGRMIVEAFDDEEDGDPADPTRGLTMVMLSIATSIDAFAVGLSLAMLGVSVWVPSVVIGLVAGVLTVTGMLLGRKLGDNWGKRVEVCGGVVLCLIGLKILLEHTLLK
- a CDS encoding ABC transporter ATP-binding protein, translating into MTQQQNVLDLNGLRVDRGGVPVLDIPSFSLSENEFISLIGPNGAGKSTLLLSLLGLIKRSSGTVSYRGREIVNSADWLKVRRSIAMVLQEPLLFDATVFDNVASGLKIRGMGRGEIKSRVTSYLERFRLADMAQRSARKLSGGEARRVSLARAFAVEPEVILFDEPFANLDPPTRQALTEDMDEVIRDRGIAAILVTHDQSEALRMSQRIVVMNGGRIVQEGTPAAVMNHPVNEFVANFVGMETILEGEVVENRDQRMTVQVAGSEIDTVGEAQPGALVYCCIRPENVTVSLGHSEEKSSARNHFAGRVAGIASMGPFLKLRLDCGFPLTAYVTRESFAELALLEGKEIFASFKATSVHVIGRRAA
- a CDS encoding DUF2845 domain-containing protein yields the protein MKSHFGFLAALCVTLAAFDCASAADSESMRCKGGIVSIGNSAGEVVAKCGEPATATQSSRKLVEKGTYGTKTATVTTIVVDNWIFNFGPSEFQYQLELQDGRVCRIQSLDYGY